In a single window of the Etheostoma spectabile isolate EspeVRDwgs_2016 chromosome 3, UIUC_Espe_1.0, whole genome shotgun sequence genome:
- the LOC116682878 gene encoding heterogeneous nuclear ribonucleoprotein L isoform X1: MATAASRYYSEDGRATKRQKTDGMATGYEDPHKTLPSVVVHVRGLVDGVTEADLVEALQEFGAISYVVVMPKKRQALVEYEDMNGASTAVTYAADNQVYIAGHPAFINYSTSQKISRPGDSDDSRSVNNVLLLTIMNPIYPITSDVLYTICNNCGPVQRIVIFRKNGVQAMVEFDSVQSAQRAKASLNGADIYSGCCTLKIEYAKPTRLNVFKNDQDTWDYTNPNLGGPDGDADGNGSSSEDVNANPNKRQRQPALLGDHPPDYGGGYHGYDESYGSPPYEGRRMGPPMRGRGGRSYGPSYGPPPPPPGEYGGHAESPVVMLYGLEPVKMNADRVFNIFCLYGNVERVKFMKSKPGAAMVEMGDCYAVDRAITHLNNNFLFGQRLNVCVSKQQAIVPGQCYDLEDGSSSFKDFHGSRNNRFTSPEQAAKNRIQHPSNVLHFFNAQPDVTPEIFNQICEEIGVKSPVNVKMFTGKSGAAPSDRSASGLLEWESINDAMEALSMMNHYQMKNAGMAGPYPYTLKLCFSTVQHAN; this comes from the exons GCTACTGCGGCGAGTCGTTACTACAGCGAAGACGGCAGGGCAACGAAGCGACAGAAAACCGACGGAATGGCCACG GGATATGAAGATCCACACAAGACCCTTCCGTCTGTCGTGGTGCATGTCCGGGGTCTGGTGGACGGGGTCACGGAGGCGGATCTCGTGGAGGCCTTGCAAGAGTTTGGAGCAATCAG CTACGTGGTGGTGATGCCCAAGAAGCGCCAGGCGCTGGTGGAGTACGAAGACATGAACGGGGCGTCCACCGCTGTAACTTACGCTGCAGACAACCAGGTCTACATCGCCGGCCACCCGGCCTTCATCAACTACTCCACCAGCCAGAAGATCTCGAGGCCAGGGGACTCTGATGACTCTCGCAGTGTCAACAATGTCCTTCTGCTCACCATCATGAACCCAATCTACCCCATCACCTCG GATGTCCTGTACACCATCTGCAACAACTGTGGGCCTGTCCAGAGAATCGTCATCTTCAGGAAGAACGGCGTCCAAGCGATGGTTGA GTTTGACTCAGTGCAAAGCGCCCAGCGCGCCAAGGCGTCACTCAACGGCGCAGACATCTACTCTGGTTGCTGCACGCTGAAGATCGAGTACGCCAAG CCCACTCGCCTGAATGTGTTCAAGAATGACCAGGACACCTGGGACTACACAAACCCCAATCTGGGAGGCCCAG ATGGTGATGCAGATGGCAATGGGAGCAGTTCAG AGGATGTAAACGCCAACCCCAACAAGCGCCAGAGGCAGCCGGCTCTGCTGGGCGACCACCCCCCCGACTACG GCGGTGGTTACCATGGCTACGACGAGAGCTACGGCTCCCCGCCCTACGAGGGTCGCCGCATGGGTCCACCAATGAGAGGGCGCGGAGGGAGGAGCTACGGGCCGAGCTACGGACCTCCTCCCCCGCCTCCTGGCGAGTACGGCGGCCACGCCGAGTCGCCCGTCGTCATGCTGTACGGCCTGGAGCCCGTCAAGATGAACGCAGACCGGGTCTTCAATATCTTCTGTCTCTATGGCAACGTGGAGCGG GTGAAGTTCATGAAGAGTAAGCCCGGGGCCGCCATGGTGGAAATGGGCGACTGCTACGCCGTGGATCGCGCCATCACCCACCTCAACAACAACTTCCTCTTTGGACAGAGACTGAACGTGTG TGTTTCCAAGCAGCAGGCCATCGTCCCGGGCCAGTGCTACGACCTGGAGGACGGCTCCAGCAGCTTCAAAGACTTCCACGGCTCCAGGAACAACCGGTTCACTTCGCCAGAGCAGGCCGCCAAGAACCGGATCCAGCACCCGAGCAACGTGTTGCACTTCTTCAACGCCCAGCCGGACGTCACGCCGGAGATCTTCAATCAG ATTTGTGAGGAGATCGGTGTCAAGAGCCCCGTCAACGTCAAGATGTTCACAGGAAAGA GTGGAGCAGCTCCCAGCGACCGCAGCGCCTCGGGTCTCCTGGAGTGGGAGTCCATCAACGACGCCATGGAGGCTCTGTCCATGATGAACCACTACCAGATGAAAAATGCAGGTATGG CTGGTCCGTACCCTTACACCCTCAAACTGTGCTTCTCCACCGTTCAGCACGCCAACTGA
- the LOC116682878 gene encoding heterogeneous nuclear ribonucleoprotein L isoform X2 — protein sequence MATAASRYYSEDGRATKRQKTDGMATGYEDPHKTLPSVVVHVRGLVDGVTEADLVEALQEFGAISYVVVMPKKRQALVEYEDMNGASTAVTYAADNQVYIAGHPAFINYSTSQKISRPGDSDDSRSVNNVLLLTIMNPIYPITSDVLYTICNNCGPVQRIVIFRKNGVQAMVEFDSVQSAQRAKASLNGADIYSGCCTLKIEYAKPTRLNVFKNDQDTWDYTNPNLGGPDGDADGNGSSSEDVNANPNKRQRQPALLGDHPPDYGGGYHGYDESYGSPPYEGRRMGPPMRGRGGRSYGPSYGPPPPPPGEYGGHAESPVVMLYGLEPVKMNADRVFNIFCLYGNVERVKFMKSKPGAAMVEMGDCYAVDRAITHLNNNFLFGQRLNVCVSKQQAIVPGQCYDLEDGSSSFKDFHGSRNNRFTSPEQAAKNRIQHPSNVLHFFNAQPDVTPEIFNQICEEIGVKSPVNVKMFTGKSGAAPSDRSASGLLEWESINDAMEALSMMNHYQMKNAAGPYPYTLKLCFSTVQHAN from the exons GCTACTGCGGCGAGTCGTTACTACAGCGAAGACGGCAGGGCAACGAAGCGACAGAAAACCGACGGAATGGCCACG GGATATGAAGATCCACACAAGACCCTTCCGTCTGTCGTGGTGCATGTCCGGGGTCTGGTGGACGGGGTCACGGAGGCGGATCTCGTGGAGGCCTTGCAAGAGTTTGGAGCAATCAG CTACGTGGTGGTGATGCCCAAGAAGCGCCAGGCGCTGGTGGAGTACGAAGACATGAACGGGGCGTCCACCGCTGTAACTTACGCTGCAGACAACCAGGTCTACATCGCCGGCCACCCGGCCTTCATCAACTACTCCACCAGCCAGAAGATCTCGAGGCCAGGGGACTCTGATGACTCTCGCAGTGTCAACAATGTCCTTCTGCTCACCATCATGAACCCAATCTACCCCATCACCTCG GATGTCCTGTACACCATCTGCAACAACTGTGGGCCTGTCCAGAGAATCGTCATCTTCAGGAAGAACGGCGTCCAAGCGATGGTTGA GTTTGACTCAGTGCAAAGCGCCCAGCGCGCCAAGGCGTCACTCAACGGCGCAGACATCTACTCTGGTTGCTGCACGCTGAAGATCGAGTACGCCAAG CCCACTCGCCTGAATGTGTTCAAGAATGACCAGGACACCTGGGACTACACAAACCCCAATCTGGGAGGCCCAG ATGGTGATGCAGATGGCAATGGGAGCAGTTCAG AGGATGTAAACGCCAACCCCAACAAGCGCCAGAGGCAGCCGGCTCTGCTGGGCGACCACCCCCCCGACTACG GCGGTGGTTACCATGGCTACGACGAGAGCTACGGCTCCCCGCCCTACGAGGGTCGCCGCATGGGTCCACCAATGAGAGGGCGCGGAGGGAGGAGCTACGGGCCGAGCTACGGACCTCCTCCCCCGCCTCCTGGCGAGTACGGCGGCCACGCCGAGTCGCCCGTCGTCATGCTGTACGGCCTGGAGCCCGTCAAGATGAACGCAGACCGGGTCTTCAATATCTTCTGTCTCTATGGCAACGTGGAGCGG GTGAAGTTCATGAAGAGTAAGCCCGGGGCCGCCATGGTGGAAATGGGCGACTGCTACGCCGTGGATCGCGCCATCACCCACCTCAACAACAACTTCCTCTTTGGACAGAGACTGAACGTGTG TGTTTCCAAGCAGCAGGCCATCGTCCCGGGCCAGTGCTACGACCTGGAGGACGGCTCCAGCAGCTTCAAAGACTTCCACGGCTCCAGGAACAACCGGTTCACTTCGCCAGAGCAGGCCGCCAAGAACCGGATCCAGCACCCGAGCAACGTGTTGCACTTCTTCAACGCCCAGCCGGACGTCACGCCGGAGATCTTCAATCAG ATTTGTGAGGAGATCGGTGTCAAGAGCCCCGTCAACGTCAAGATGTTCACAGGAAAGA GTGGAGCAGCTCCCAGCGACCGCAGCGCCTCGGGTCTCCTGGAGTGGGAGTCCATCAACGACGCCATGGAGGCTCTGTCCATGATGAACCACTACCAGATGAAAAATGCAG CTGGTCCGTACCCTTACACCCTCAAACTGTGCTTCTCCACCGTTCAGCACGCCAACTGA